A genomic window from Yarrowia lipolytica chromosome 1D, complete sequence includes:
- a CDS encoding uncharacterized protein (Compare to YALI0D03311g, no similarity) has protein sequence MSLFLSLFCHLVFSSVIWSFLLLDLLFSPCLLHPIMPTNYEEKLLEKLFLLHYLNKRGTDNWKSSLKEMLRFCCQLWKLQTPRLGVIHDGKTVEYIHNLYLEKRWKSTKLDDGTITNIFTYDLLKNILEYGFKSGAVYSLEYPTDLSALLKHTDSENCGFVDGVDVCAVKEIVKNVPQQFLEFAYALVHERYPHRSVTEWREIHVNTNINESRYALKDYREYFRHFSSRFPHKYKKIDTKNTQLHDEILVNFFLTNCGPHADIPGLLAATFLHKSVAQWKKHCEAALTKRLNSLAISWYDPDTWKHVYNLFLPRYELVQAGQAKDNPIELDDKEEEEQVETSIETYSSTNILQSALNIFEGFLDCTHHHSTPSEVFLACFNEAMKQETSFFNREKAYGKLKKLCGQLNTEQSTSDISPTNLERFESLVSPPSSSQMSVPESVLGEFNGSGTTKNSLNTSEETSNTSGHTSTSKYNSTAEDTSGNSSASSNRVIPMEDSPPSSPLYIIQPQTNQTSTPVAPVPTQKDAKERDRKIRHELIISKKQRLNGGKGLFKQPQIQSRTPQSCEIHPRYPQSRDTKVQSGVQSTAAEPTPTVLRPPGTQTIPSRGSGTQEKRFYTQHEHFSQLLGTPQGQKSLVQPTIAARGQNSFQGLSEKISQASRDSEARKTQDGIYKRPKFKIPSHTGHVKAARISLEHLTATAHSAVPSGAPGRPAPVKQQITSVETVKELFRQLQNARNGPSIRNCNYK, from the coding sequence AtgtctctctttctctctctcttctgtcacttggtcttctcttctgtcatTTGGTCTTTTCTGTTACTTgatcttctcttctctccttgtcttctccaccccATCATGCCAACAAACTACGAAGAAAAACTCCTAGAAAAACTGTTTTTGCTCCATTACCTCAACAAAAGAGGAACTGACAACTGGAAATCATCACTCAAAGAAATGCTGCGTTTCTGTTGCCAGTTGTGGAAATTGCAGACTCCCCGACTCGGAGTCATCCACGATGGAAAAACCGTCGAGTACATTCATAATTTGTACCTTGAAAAAAGGTGGAAATCCACAAAATTGGATGACGGAACTATAACAAACATCTTCACTTACGATCTGCTCAAAAACATCCTCGAATATGGCTTCAAATCCGGAGCTGTTTACAGCCTGGAGTACCCCACAGACCTCAGCGCACTATTGAAACATACTGACTCGGAAAACTGTGGAtttgttgatggagttgatgtTTGTGCTGTGAAAGAGATTGTGAAAAACGTTCCTCAACAATTCCTCGAATTTGCATATGCCCTGGTGCACGAAAGGTATCCTCATCGCAGTGTTACAGAATGGAGAGAGATACAtgtcaacaccaacattAATGAGTCTAGGTATGCTCTGAAAGACTATAGGGAGTATTTTCGTCATTTTTCTAGCAGATTTCcccacaagtacaaaaaAATCGacaccaaaaacacccaGTTACACGATGAAATCCTGgtcaatttttttttgaccaATTGTGGTCCCCATGCAGACATACCTGGACTTCTAGCAGCTACATTTCTGCACAAAAGTGTCGCTCAGTGGAAAAAGCATTGTGAAGCTGCTCTGACTAAAAGATTGAACAGTTTGGCCATCTCATGGTACGACCCAGACACTTGGAAACACGTCTACAACTTGTTTCTTCCTCGGTATGAGTTGGTCCAGGCTGGACAAGCAAAGGATAACCCTATTGAACTTGATGAtaaggaggaagaagagcaagtGGAGACCTCTATAGAGACTTATTCAAGTACAAATATCCTTCAAAGTGCTCTTAACATCTTTGAAGGGTTCTTGGACTGTACACATCATCATTCTACTCCGTCGGAGGTGTTTTTGGCCTGTTTCAACGAAGCTATGAAACAAGAAACAAGTTTTTTCAACCGAGAGAAAGCATATGGAAAGTTGAAAAAGCTCTGTGGACAGTTGAATACCGAACAGTCAACTTCAGATATCTCTCCAACCAACCTTGAGCGTTTCGAGTCCCTagtgtctcctccttcatcttctcagaTGAGTGTTCCTGAATCCGTACTGGGTGAGTTCAATGGGTCAGGTACTACAAAAAACTCATTAAACACGTCAGAAGAGACCTCCAACACATCTGGACACACTTCCACCTCTAAATATAATTCTACCGCTGAAGATACTTCTGGTAACTCttcggcctcctccaacagAGTCATTCCAATGGAAGATTCCCCTCCATCAAGCCCTCTCTACATCATTCAACCTCAAACAAATCAGACATCAACTCCAGTTGCCCCTGTTCCTACTCAAAAAGACGCTAAAGAGAGAGATAGAAAGATTCGACACGAGCTCATCATTTCCAAGAAACAGCGACTCAACGGAGGGAAAGGACTGTTCAAGCAACCCCAAATCCAGTCCAGAACTCCTCAGTCATGTGAAATTCACCCTAGATATCCTCAGTCGCGTGACACCAAAGTTCAATCTGGAGTTCAGTccactgctgctgaacCAACTCCTACAGTCCTGCGACCTCCTGGAACACAAACAATCCCATCTAGAGGTTCAGGAACTCAAGAAAAACGTTTTTATACACAACATGAACATTTTTCTCAACTGTTAGGAACTCCCCAGGGTCAAAAATCTCTTGTTCAGCCCACTATTGCTGCTCGGGGTCAAAACTCGTTTCAAGGTCTGTCAGAGAAAATTTCCCAGGCTTCAAGAGACTCTGAAGCTCGCAAAACACAAGATGGCATTTATAAGAGACCAAAATTCAAAATTCCATCTCATACAGGCCACGTGAAAGCCGCTCGGATCTCGTTGGAGCACCTTACAGCAACAGCTCATTCAGCGGTTCCTTCTGGGGCTCCTGGCAGACCAGCTCCTGTTAAACAGCAAATAACTAGCGTTGAAACTGTCAAGGAGCTGTTCAGGCAGTTGCAAAATGCAAGAAACGGTCCCAGTATTCGAAATtgtaactacaagtag
- a CDS encoding uncharacterized protein (Compare to YALI0D03245g, highly similar to uniprot|Q6C2W4 Yarrowia lipolytica YALI0F04598g), which translates to MKFSHVTLAVVAATAIAAPTQQLESRDLQITGQNAGELVKQYAPVFTLAPGAFATQTEPEPMGFLDFSGYVNFFVGLLQLGGQFIKDGGRALVDLDINKVGSAAVNFFQGLMVYFNAFLAAVQQGTKFDKAVYEFLINSGIKDFLTNVAAFIINVSKNILESPLLGTIVNLLKPLVQWLFGAKQTVQQNLGSAADVTGFDRALLAVQSFNAAATKKLGN; encoded by the coding sequence ATGAAGTTCTCTCACGTCACCCTTGCTGTTGTCGCAGCCACCGCCATTGCCGCTCCCacccagcagctggagtCCCGAGACCTCCAGATCACCGGCCAGAACGCTGGTGAGCTCGTCAAGCAGTACGCTCCCGTCTTCACCCTGGCTCCCGGCGCCTTTGCCACCCAGACCGAGCCTGAGCCCATGGGCTTCCTCGACTTCTCCGGTTACGTCAACTTCTTCGTTGGCCTGCTGCAGCTTGGTGGCCAGTTCATCAAGGACGGAGGACGAGCTCTTGTCGACCtcgacatcaacaaggtcGGCTCCGCTGCTGTCAACTTCTTCCAGGGTCTGATGGTCTACTTCAACGCCTTCCTCGCTGCCGTCCAGCAGGGAACCAAGTTCGACAAGGCCGTCTACGAGTTCCTCATCAACTCCGGTATCAAGGACTTCCTGACCAACGTTGCCGCCTTCATTATCAACGTGTCCAAGAACATTCTCGAGTCTCCTCTGCTCGGCACCATTGTCAACCTCCTCAAGCCTCTCGTCCAGTGGCTGTTTGGCGCCAAGCAGACCGTCCAGCAGAACCTGGGCTCTGCCGCTGACGTTACTGGCTTCGACCGAGCTCTTCTGGCCGTCCAGTCCTTCAACGCCGCCGCCACCAAGAAGCTTGGTAACTAA
- a CDS encoding uncharacterized protein (Compare to YALI0D03267g, similar to uniprot|P21269 Saccharomyces cerevisiae YER168c CCA1 tRNA nucleotidyltransferase, similar to Saccharomyces cerevisiae CCA1 (YER168C); ancestral locus Anc_8.233) — protein MQLFRHLFRRPISTLYNRTMTSIQLNDTERQLSDLLVKFGRDWDAKNGGSDPLTLRFTGGWVRDKLLGQNSNDIDIAINSLTGAEFVDQLHAWISANPGSYPDELRSKHTIKLNPDKSKHLETATTNLFGLDVDFVNLRSEEYSDESRVPVVQFGTAEQDAYRRDATLNALFYNLQEKKVEDLTGRGLADLEEGILRTPLAPKQTFKDDPLRVLRLIRFAARFNFQLAPEAIEAIVSGEDIKHALETKISRERVGIELDKMFSGPCPEYGLRLIAKLGLEHEIFGLPDKYATKDTTKPIFHLSRAVDTWEAIRSSENLHINLLTAYSGETKKMIWALCALYPWDKITAVTEKNKPCLALFMIIREGIKWSTHDGDVITAAINTVDAIEEAVEGVNGGNKPSRADLALLVRKCGEHWTANVLFAAQKTIVSGADMESTLKRYSALVDAIVDQKVDDSWSVKPLVNGKEIMATLQAKPGKWLATLLNDVVVWQFTNPEGTKKQCLDYVVERKKQLE, from the coding sequence ATGCAACTATTTCGTCACCTCTTCAGACGCCCTATATCCACCTTGTACAATCGCACAATGACGTCGATCCAGCTCAACGACACGGAGCGGCAGTTGTCGGATCTTCTGGTGAAATTTGGCCGCGATTGGGACGCTAAAAACGGCGGTAGCGACCCTCTAACTCTGCGGTTCACGGGAGGCTGGGTACGAgacaagctgctgggccaAAACAGCAACGACATTGATATTGCCATCAACAGTCTCACGGGTGCCGAGTTTGTCGACCAATTGCACGCCTGGATCTCCGCAAACCCCGGATCGTACCCGGACGAGCTTCGATCCAAGCATACCATCAAGCTGAACCccgacaagtccaagcACCTGGAGACGGCGACAACCAACCTGTTCGGGCTGGATGTGGATTTTGTGAATCTGCGAAGCGAGGAATATAGCGACGAGAGCCGGGTGCCGGTAGTGCAGTTTGGAACGGCCGAACAGGACGCCTACAGAAGAGACGCTACCCTGAACGCTCTGTTCTACAACTTGCAGGAGAAAAAAGTGGAGGATTTGACTGGGCGAGGCCTGGCTGACCTGGAGGAAGGAATTCTGCGAACTCCTCTTGCACCTAAACAGACTTTCAAAGATGATCCTCTCAGAGTTCTTCGTCTGATTCGGTTTGCAGCTCGGTTCAACTTCCAGCTGGCTCCTGAAGCCATAGAAGCCATTGTCAGTGGCGAGGATATCAAGCATGCTCTGGAGACCAAGATTTCACGTGAACGGGTCGGGATCGAGCTCGACAAAATGTTTTCGGGGCCCTGTCCTGAGTACGGACTGAGACTGATTGCCAAGCTGGGTCTGGAACATGAAATCTTTGGACTGCCGGATAAGTacgccaccaaggacacCACCAAGCCCATCTTCCATCTCTCCAGGGCCGTAGACACGTGGGAGGCCATTCGAAGCAGCGAAAACTTGCATATCAACTTGCTGACGGCATACTCTggagaaacaaaaaaaatgatcTGGGCACTGTGTGCTCTGTATCCCTGGGACAAGATCACGGCGGTCaccgagaagaacaagcCGTGCCTGGCGCTGTTTATGATCATCAGAGAAGGTATCAAATGGTCCACTCACGATGGAGATGTGATTACGGCTGCCATCAATACTGTGGATGCTATTGAAGAGGCTGTGGAGGGTGTTAACGGAGGCAACAAGCCGTCTCGTGCAGACCTGGCGCTGCTGGTGCGTAAATGCGGCGAGCATTGGACTGCCAATGTGCTGTTTGCCGCCCAAAAAACCATTGTCTCAGGCGCTGATATGGAGTCTACTCTTAAGCGGTACTCGGCTTTGGTGGATGCGATTGTGGACCAGAAGGTGGACGATTCATGGAGTGTCAAGCCCTTGGTGAATGGCAAGGAGATTATGGCGACTTTGCAGGCCAAGCCGGGTAAATGGCTGGCGACGCTACTGAatgatgttgttgtttggCAGTTTACTAATCCCGAAGGAACCAAGAAGCAGTGTCTGGATTATGTTGTGGAGCGGAAGAAGCAGTTGGAGTGA